Sequence from the Phalacrocorax carbo chromosome 8, bPhaCar2.1, whole genome shotgun sequence genome:
TTGTTGGTATTACAACTGGTATAAATGCACGATGCGGGATGGTGTTTTTGCCAGCATTTTCTGGGTTTGGGGCTTGCTATTTGAGGCAAGTGTGAGGAATTTACCACTATCGTGTCCAATATGGCTTTTCCTGCGAATGGGAGTTATTGGGCGTAGATGTAAACATTGGATTAACGGTTGCAGTCACGAATATTCCAAAGTGCCCATGAGCAAGATGCTGTCTTTGAGCTGATACTGATGACTGAGTCTTTCACCAAGATGCGTGTCACTTATGCTCTTTAGCacattctgtgtttcttcagaTGACTGTCATGAGCAGAGATATCTTTATATATGGATTTGTGTTGTGACCCTTGTTCTCCATAAGGAGAAGCTGTGTGCACATCATGTCTTTCAGTGACCCATATGGGTCCCGTAGTTGTGGTCCTGTGcagtttccttttattattatcCAAAGAAATGACTTTGAGAACTGTGGCTGCGGCCTTTGGTGTAAACTCCTGTGTGATCCTTCCCTGTACTTTTACCAACTAGATACTCCTCTTGTGTACATGCTACAACTGACATGATCTGAAATGTTAAGTTACGATTCCATCACTTCTGTGGGTTTCAAAttccttctttgtttctctCATGTTCTAAGACTGGGCCTCCGTTTCTCTGACAGTCCTTAAAGGTAGAGATCTGTTAAAGTTATCAGGCAGATGGAGCAGTTTCTCTCGATACTTTGCAAGTGTACAGCTACCAAGATAAAAAATTTGATAGACTTCTGTTTCCCTAAAATGTCTCTGAATTATATGCTCTTTTCCCTGTGGCTGATACATGGCCAAAAGTTGTGTGTTTTCCATGGTTCAACTCTTGGCTGTGAAGGCTGAGCAAGGAGGGTGCGAGGCTGGCTTCCACCCCACGATGATAGGTGGGTCAATGTGCTTTTGGCTGGGCAGTGGTTTGCTTTCATGCCTGGTGCCAAGACCTGTGCCATTTATGTTATGATCCTAGGTTCGCTATCCTGAAAGGCAATGGCAGTCCTTTGATAATAAAGTATTTGAGCGTTACTGTGTACCTGGAATGACGATTCATGTGCAAAATGGCTTATAATTCCTGTGTGAAACCTCCTTTATCCATCTGTATCTCCCTGGAACACTGTGACATAGCGTTTCTTCACAGTTTTAACTACACTttcttttgggctttttttcttggaagGTGGCGGTTCCTTTCTCCCATTTCTGGACAGTGATTTTGCAGTTGAAACTGCAACTGTTGGGTGTTTCTTGTACTGCAACTGTTGggtgtttgttgtttgggtttttttttttcagcaaatactGCATTGCACAGTGAGTCGGTATTTGTGATTTATGAAACACCAGGTAATGTCCCATTTTATCTCCTGACGTGTGTAATACTCCTTTCCAGTCAGTATTGGTTCCTTGACTAGATGTATGACATTGTTAGCAAGTGGAAGTTTGCATTATTAGCAGGGTCTGATATCTTCCTGATAGCAATTGTGTTTGAGTAGGATGAGAAAGACAATGTTCATGGCCCCGTGTATAACACAGCTGCTCATTGTTTCTACTCTTCTCAGCCTTTATGTTTCTTCATGATAACATGGTGAGCAATGAAATGTCTTTGCATTGGTCCATGCTGCCATCCCTGTGCACCAGGTGGAGGAATGGGCTGGGCAGCAACTGGTCGCTTGATGAAGTCTTTCTGCCTGTTATGAAGTCGAAAGAGAGTCATAAAAGTTGTGGCTCTTTGAGAAAGTCTCTGGGTGGTTGTGTGTGAAGGGCTACCGGAGGGAACGGGAGAGGTGTTTTGCTGATTCCCTGTCTTTAAGGTAGTTTTACTGGCAAAGGAGCTCGATGTGCCTTGGCTTGAAAATACATGCTACGGCAATATCACCTCTCAAATGAGGGCGGACTGGGAGAGACTCAAGGTGTGGGGGGAGACGTAAGGACAAGGATATTCCCCCTCTGCAGTAGCTGTTCACTGACCCAGTCTCTCCTGGAGGACCGCTCGTCTCTTGCTTCTCTACCCTTGATGTTTCTTCCTAGAAGAGTAGCGAGCAGAGAAATGTATCTTCCTTCTTTGTATGCAGGTGTAGAGAAACCTCTGTAAAGTCCATGGTGTGATAGTGGTGCCTGTTGAAGAGGAATGGTGTGGGCGACTGGGTGTTTGATGACAACAGCTTGTGAAAAATGAGGGTCAAAGAATACTGTGCAAGTTGTGAAGGGCTGGAGATGCGAGTCATGGGAGCTGTTTGTGAGGGGCTGTTGAAGGACAGAAGAGAGAcgattttctccttttcctgctcaGCGCCCAGCTGTAGCATCATCCAATGTGAGTTTCATCTTCCCAGAGACGTTTGGCTAGAAGACATATTTTTTCACCTGCACTGAGAGCCCTGGGAGGATTTCCCTTGTGTTTGCAGGTTGTCATCAATTCTTAACTAATAGCTTAATTCTGTACTTCATCGCAGGTGCCATAATGGGAACTTTGGGAAGAGCACATGTGTGGAAGAACACATCTGTTACGTTTGCCTGACCCTCCTCTGTGTACCCTTTATGTTTACAGCTGTGAAGAGCAAGACATTCATAgatgtttttccttaaaatgtcACTGGAAGAAATGCTCTTGCTTGTCACATACACATGCTGAGAAGTCAAGTGTTATCTATGGTAAGGAGAAGTTGTTTGTGCATCTTTTGTTTCAGTGGAGTATCTGCAAAGTATGATGATCACTGACAACCATGGGAGCTGTGAAGGGTATGAGAAGAGTCTTGGGCGTGCTGTGTGTGAGGAGGTGCTGGTGGAGACATGGCATGTGTTTTGAGAATTCCCAGCATTCATTGCTGGCCTTCTGAATATGAGCCTGGAGGTGTCCATGTTGCCCATGTGCTGAAGAAGGATGATGGTGCCTTTGACATGAAACTTTTATGACTAAATCTTTATCGGATCTGCATATCGCTTGTGCAGTTGAgaacattttacttttcttcgAAGTAATGTGAGGAGCACAGAAATCTCTTTGCATGCGTTCGTGTTGTGATCCTTGTTCTCAGTAAGGAGAAGTTGTGTGTGCAAGTTTACTTTCAGTGGTATGTGGCTGCAAAGGTAGCTTTCCTGTTGTGTGATGTTTAGGTGGGGTGAAAGCTTCTGTCTGTCCAGAGATGGGGCAGGTGAAAAAGTGTGCTGTGGTATACTTAGAAATCTCCGAAAGATGTAAAGATGGCGCAAAAGTTCTGTTTCTGCTAGTTGTTCTCTGGGGCCCAAGCTGTGGTTCtgtgtattttcctctttttttattgtCCATAGAATTTACTTTGAGGAACTGTGGCTACGGTCTTTCTTGTGAGCACCTCTGTGAGCCTCCTGTGGGCTTCTTACCACCTAGATACCCTTCCTGGGGACCTTCCTGTGTAACTACTTCAGTTGACATAATCTGAAAAGCTATGTTGCCTTCACTTCATGTTGCCTATTTTtgccttggtttgttttttgtccAGGTCTAAAGCTGGTCCTCGTTGTGGCTGGTAACCCTTAAAGCATTACAAGATCTCTTCTAATTGCTGGGCTGGAAACCAGTTTCCATCTGTAACGTGAGGTGTTCAGCTGCCAAGACAAAGACTTTGATATAGCTCCGTACCCCTGAATGTCACTGAACGAAATGCTCTTTTGCCTGTGGTTGACATATGGCCAAAATATTGGATATTGTCCGTGGTGCAACTAAAGGCTGTGAATGCAGAGCAAGGAGGGTGAGAGGCTGGCTCCCAACCAGGAAAATACATGGACCAATGAGACCTTGGCTGAGCAAGGCTTGCACTTCTTGCCTGGTGCCAAGGCCTGTTGCCATTCATGCTGTGATTGTGGATTCCTTGTTCTACAAGGCGATGGTAGCTCTTCCGTCGTGAAGTATTTGCACAGTAAATGTGCATGTGGAACAATGACGAACGTGCAGAATGGCTCATAGTTCCTGCGAGAATCCTCCTTTACCCATCTGTATCCCCCTGTATCATTGGATGTACACTTTCCTCATAGCTGTAATTGCAGGGTTTTTCCAGGCCTTTGTTTCCTGGAAGGTTGTGGTTCCTTTCTCCCATTTCTGGACAGTGCTCTTGCAGTTGAAACTCTGCATCGATTTTTTTGCAGCAAATCCTTCCTTCAACTCGCTAAGACAGAATTTTAGGTGTGAGGTGAAGGAAGCAGAAGCTGATAGAGAATCTGTTTTAATATCTCAGAAGACTAAGCTTGAGAAAGAGGTCCATGATAAGGTGTTTATACTGATGACTTCCTATTGGTGGGACATGAGCAGCTCACATGAGCTGGTGACTATTTCATAAACTGAAACCACCCACTATGTAGTTCTCAGTAACAGTTTAAAGCTACACTTGTGCTTGAGACCTCAGTGACTTCCAGGTGCTTTCAGGGATGAATTTCAATGCCTGCAGTAGAAGACCAAGATGTCCCTCCAATGAGTTTTCTGACAACACTTTTCTTCTAATGCTTCCTGGACTGATATGTAGGTTACCTTGTTATTACCAAGATAGCTTTGTTTTGGAGTGTGCCATGAGTTAGTGCCTCTTGGTCAAGCTACAGTGAGTGTGAAAGGCAAGAGGTGTGAGGGTATGACTGTACGCTGCTAACGtcgcgggcggggcgggggaagcATCTCAACACGACCTTAGTAGTACTCACATCTCTGTGGAAGAGTGCCTGTGATAAAAGAGGGGAGGGGATTCCCCCTAAACCTGAAAGTTGGATGACTCATTCTCTGTTGGCTGACTACCCCTCTCTTATCCTAGCTGTTTATCCCTTGCGTGCTTTACAATCCTTAGGTTTTTTCTCAGAATGTTGGCGGGGAGACAATGTACCTCCCTTCTTGGTGTGACGCTGTGCATTATCCACTGATGATATGTATTGCCAATTATGAGAAGGTCAGTATCAAACCTGCAGCTTTTGTAGGGTTGGAGAGATGACAGGGAAGCCCGGAGGTGTTGGGGTATAGAAGAATGGACGGCCATTTCCTTGCTTGTCATACTTAATACTGCTGTGTGCCTAATGAAGTAATACGCAATTTGATTTGCTTCTGCTCAATACGTATGTGGAAGGTCACATCTCTTCCAATTGTCTCAGTGCAGGTGCAGTTTTTGTACATACATTTGGTGTTTACAGCTGTAACGGGAAAGGCTTTCATCGACACGTGAGTGCCCACAATTGGAGAGCCATGGGCTTGACAGACAAACCGTTagatggataaggaactggctggatggccacaTCCAAAGAGTTCTAGTCAATGGATCAGTGGAAGCCAAGAACATGTGGTGCTCCTCAAGGGTATGTACTTGGACCAGTGTTGTTTAGTACCTTCTTCAGTGACATACACAGTGGGAttgagcgcaccctcagcaagcttgcaggcaacaccaagctgagtggtgcctTTGATCTGGTAGAGAGAAGAGATGCCATCCAGGGCAACCTTGAAAGGCTGGAGAAGTGGGACCATGCAAAGCTCATGAAggtcaacaaggccaagtgcaaggtcctgcacctggttTGGGGCAATCCTGAATTTCAACAGCGACTGTgggatgaatggattgagagcagccttgctgagaaggacctgtgtGTACCGGGGACATGAGCTGTCAATGTGCTCTTGCTGCCCAGAAATACAATGGTGTCTTCAGTTGCATCacaaggagtgtggccagcaggttgagggagggcattctgcccctctactccattTCATGAGACCCAACCAGGAGTACTGCTGTGGGGCCTatactacaagaaggacatggagctgttgaaGGAGGTCCAGAGGAGAGCCACAAAAATTGTCAAGGGGCTGGAAGACCTCTGCTATGAAGAAGGGCTGAGACAGTTGAGGGTCTTCGGTGTGGAGAAGAGAATCTGGGtctggggagaccttgttgCACCTTTTCAATATATAAGGGGAacctataagaaagatggagggAGACTTTCACAGggcctattgtgacaggacaagggttaatggctttaaactggaTATGGGGAGGCTTAGACCAAGATaaggatgaaatattttatgatgagacactagaccaggttgcccagagaagctgtgcacGTGCCATCACTTATGGGGTTCAGAGtcagtttgggggggggcttTGAGAAACAGGCTGTAGTGAAGGATGCTCCTGCCCGTGGCAGAGTGGTTCAACTAGGTAATCTTTAAAGGTCTGTTCCAACCCAATCCATTCTTTGAAAGACTCAGTGAGGCTTTCCCCCTCGAGTATGGAGACGTAAAAGAAGGAACTTCATCTGTGACTCAGAAACACAATAATGAAGTTATTCTGCTATCTTAGCATAGAGCTACACACAAAGAAACGCAGGTATGATGGAAACCCTTTACAGAGACCCAGCATGACAGGATTGAATATCTTTTGCTTCATTCTGTTTCTGATGACGTACTGATTGCTCCAAAAGGAATATTTCCTTCTTGGTATTCGTTCCCGGTAAGGAAAGCAGAATTGAAAATAACTGACAGAGTGCTAAAAAGCGCAAAAAGCCTTCCCTAGCTCTAATATAATTTGTTGCTCTTACACTTCTGTCTTGATTTTATTAAGGCCAGCTGAGTTCCTTTCTTTATTGCTCTGCCATGAAGACTTCCTTCTGACATTTGCGACTCAAGGAGATGACCTACCCGAGAGTGAACCTCAGCGTTAAACGCCTTTGGCGTTGCAGGAAGCAAGTGCTTCTGCGCTGCCTGCTTCTAGAGAAGAGAGACCCCCAAGGCTGGACGCAGCCGCTGACCGCCCGTGAAACGCCCGGCCCCCGGTGAGCGCGGCCATCAGCCGGCTGCAGTGGCGTCGCGGCGCCTCCGGGTGCCGCTGTTGGCCGACGCGGAGCGGCGCCGGAGCCGCCGCAGCGACCTGCCCCCGCAGGCTGGTCGCTCGCAGGGCGCCGGCCGTTCTCGGCATCGGCGCGGGCAGCAGCGGCgagcggcggcgcggcgcggggagcAGCGGCGTCCGAGGCGGCGCCGAGATCGCTGCCGTCCGGCGGCCCCTGCGCTCGCTGCGGAGAGTGGCCGGAAGGGCGGGAGGGCAGCGGCAGGAGGGAGGAGCGCGGCGAGCGCTGCCGAGAATGGCGGGCCGGCAGAGGCAGAGCCGGCGGCGAGCGGCCGGGCGAGTGCTGCTGCCCgctttgctgctgtgcttgtggtgccgggcggcggcggagcggatCCGCTACGCCATCCCcgaggagctgggcagaggcTCGCTGGTGGGGCCGCTGGCGCGGGACCTGGGGCTGAGCCCGGCGGACCTGCCCGCACGCAAGCTGCGGGTGGCGTCCGCCGCTAAACGGCAGCTGAAATACTTCTCGGTGAGCGGGGAGACCGGGAACCTCTACGTGAGCGAGAGGCTGGACCGGGAGGAGATGTGCGGCGAGTCGGCGTCCTGCTCCGTCAGCTTCGAGGCGCTCGTGCAGAACCCGCTCAACGTTTTCCACGTCGAGGTGGCCATCCAGGACGTCAACGACAATTCCCCGGCCTTCAGCAAGGCTGCTCTGGACCTCGAGATCACTGAATTGACGCTTCCCGGGGCTCGTTTTCCGCTGGAGATGGCCCGAGACGCGGACGTGGGCAGCAACTCGCTGCTGACTTACCAGCTCACCAGCAACCCGTCCTTCGCTCTGGCCGTGAGGGAGAACCCGGGTGGAAGCAAGCAGCCGGAATTAGTGCTGGAGAGAGCACTGGACCGTGAGAAGCAGAGCTCCTTTGTGCTGGTGCTGACGGCAGTGGATGGGGGGGACCCCGTGAGGTCCGGGACCGTCCAGGTTCGCGTCAACGTGACGGACGCCAACGACAACGCGCCCGTGTTCGGTAAAAGCGTCTACGAGGCGCGAGTGCGGGAGAATCTGCCGGCGGGGTCGCTGGTGCTGCGGGTGCGAGCCACGGACGCGGACGCGGGCTCCAACGGGCGGGTCTCCTACTCCTTCGGCAACGTCGCGGACGGCGTCCGCGCGTTGTTCGCTGTCGACAGCAACAGCGGCGAGGTCAGGACGGCGGGGCCCCTCGATTTCGAGGAGAAGAGCAAATACAGCTTCAGCCTGGAGGCGAGGGACGGCGGCGGACTCACGGGTCACTGCGAAGTGCAGATCGACCTGTCGGACGAGAACGACAACGCGCCCGAAATCACGGTGTTGTCGGTGTCGAGCCCGGTGCCCGAGGACGCGCCGGCCGGCACGGTGGTGGCCCTGGTGAACGTAAACGACCCGGACTCCGGCGAGAACGGTCAGGTGTCGTGCGAGCTGTCGGGCGAGGCGCCCCTGTCGATCGTGACATCGTCGGGCAGCTCGTATAAAGTGGTGACGGCGAGCGCGCTGGACCGGGAGCTGGCGTCCGAGCACCGCGTGACGGTGGTGGCCAGGGACCGGGGCAGCCCGGCGCTCTCCAGCCGCGCGGCGCTGGTGCTGGAGGTGTCGGACGTGAACGACAACGCGCCGGTGTTCGAGGAGGCCGCCTACAGCGCCTACGTGGCGGAGAACAACGCGGCGGGCGCGCCGGTGGTGCGCGTGCGCGCGCGGGACGCGGACGCGGGCGCCAACGGGCGCGTGAGCTACTGGCTGGCGGGCGGCAGCGCGGGCGCGTCGCCGTACGTGTCGGTGGAGGCGGAGACG
This genomic interval carries:
- the LOC135314715 gene encoding protocadherin gamma-B5-like; the encoded protein is MAGRQRQSRRRAAGRVLLPALLLCLWCRAAAERIRYAIPEELGRGSLVGPLARDLGLSPADLPARKLRVASAAKRQLKYFSVSGETGNLYVSERLDREEMCGESASCSVSFEALVQNPLNVFHVEVAIQDVNDNSPAFSKAALDLEITELTLPGARFPLEMARDADVGSNSLLTYQLTSNPSFALAVRENPGGSKQPELVLERALDREKQSSFVLVLTAVDGGDPVRSGTVQVRVNVTDANDNAPVFGKSVYEARVRENLPAGSLVLRVRATDADAGSNGRVSYSFGNVADGVRALFAVDSNSGEVRTAGPLDFEEKSKYSFSLEARDGGGLTGHCEVQIDLSDENDNAPEITVLSVSSPVPEDAPAGTVVALVNVNDPDSGENGQVSCELSGEAPLSIVTSSGSSYKVVTASALDRELASEHRVTVVARDRGSPALSSRAALVLEVSDVNDNAPVFEEAAYSAYVAENNAAGAPVVRVRARDADAGANGRVSYWLAGGSAGASPYVSVEAETGALFAQRSFDYEQCREFAVAVRAQDGGSPARSSTATVRVFVLDRNDNAPRVLWPAAGAGAGAGAGAGAAPFEVVPRSAEAGYLVAKVVAVDADAGRNAWLSYELVQAPEPALFRVGLHSGEVRTARAVSERDAAKQRLVAVVKDHGQPALSATATLHVVLAESLQEALPELSERAAGADSPAELQFYLVLALALLSALFLLSVALAAVARVRRAGPPAVLRCLGAQRFSVAGAAAFPADFCEGTLPYSYNLCVAPGRAAAEGPWLPPPPPPPPPLPSLPAEELLGGEPCGKRSPSSSAGAGEPPADPGATQVCKPALSRCSP